A portion of the Chitinispirillales bacterium genome contains these proteins:
- a CDS encoding DMT family protein, which translates to MKIVNTLILLVVSNVFMTLAWYGHLKLQNMKIIDNWPLYCVVLLSWGIALFEYCFQVPANRIGFQGNAGPFSLMQLKVIQEVVTLVVFTLFSLLAFENEKLQLNHIAAFVCLVLAVYFVFMK; encoded by the coding sequence ATGAAAATCGTAAACACTCTTATTTTACTAGTCGTATCCAACGTTTTTATGACTTTGGCTTGGTACGGACATCTGAAATTGCAGAATATGAAAATAATCGATAATTGGCCGCTCTACTGCGTCGTTTTGTTGTCTTGGGGAATCGCTCTGTTTGAATATTGTTTTCAAGTTCCCGCCAACAGAATCGGATTTCAAGGCAACGCGGGACCGTTTTCTCTGATGCAGTTGAAGGTAATTCAAGAAGTCGTTACCTTAGTCGTTTTTACGCTTTTTTCTTTGCTGGCTTTTGAAAACGAGAAATTGCAGTTAAACCATATCGCGGCGTTTGTATGTTTGGTTTTGGCGGTGTATTTTGTGTTTATGAAATAA
- a CDS encoding AraC family transcriptional regulator: MKYFIAIAIGIIAAAAVFFTQYGGSMELFDLRETFFEYGVFSNAGTPRETIDSPLHGHIHFSRTAPFDSKEPYQYMLFHANDLFRTIDLEKYKKLEIAVLPEHDKDIMITLYMYVPGFSGPTMESNRPYSFIIRLRPNQFKYQVKLKDFATPNWWFYLHNVREETLPKTDWHKMTHICVNDYPFNSGSNDGEWIAPITEIRFIDDPYHNIWAAIFIGIASMSLFMGIFVKLNFFDKKKMRSSDKKSVPYLSPASDFEKIQSEKLIKFINENYTDPNLTLKTIEKEFGLTKFQVNNIMQRYCSTNYLRYINNLQTKYAKELLRDKENSIQKIAKTVGYPHANSFSRAFKRITGKTPAEFRKSLEK; the protein is encoded by the coding sequence ATGAAATATTTTATCGCAATCGCCATAGGAATAATTGCCGCCGCCGCCGTATTTTTTACACAATACGGCGGTTCGATGGAATTGTTCGATTTGAGAGAAACATTTTTTGAATACGGTGTTTTTTCAAATGCCGGCACGCCTCGCGAAACGATAGATTCGCCGTTGCATGGACATATACACTTTTCCCGCACTGCGCCGTTTGACAGCAAAGAGCCGTATCAATATATGCTTTTTCACGCTAACGATTTGTTCAGAACAATCGATTTGGAGAAATATAAAAAATTGGAAATAGCCGTTTTACCCGAGCACGACAAGGATATAATGATTACGCTTTATATGTATGTTCCGGGTTTTTCCGGACCGACTATGGAAAGCAACCGCCCGTATTCTTTCATTATCAGATTAAGACCGAACCAATTCAAATATCAGGTGAAATTAAAAGATTTCGCTACGCCGAACTGGTGGTTTTATCTGCATAATGTGAGAGAAGAAACCTTGCCTAAAACCGATTGGCACAAAATGACGCATATTTGCGTCAACGATTACCCGTTTAATTCAGGAAGCAACGACGGCGAATGGATTGCCCCCATTACGGAAATTCGTTTTATAGACGACCCTTATCACAACATATGGGCGGCGATTTTTATCGGAATAGCTTCAATGTCGCTTTTTATGGGAATATTTGTAAAACTTAATTTTTTCGACAAAAAGAAAATGCGCTCGTCGGATAAAAAATCCGTCCCGTATTTGTCGCCCGCTTCGGATTTTGAAAAAATTCAAAGTGAAAAACTTATAAAGTTTATAAACGAAAATTACACCGATCCGAATTTGACGCTTAAAACTATTGAAAAAGAATTCGGACTTACCAAGTTTCAAGTTAATAACATTATGCAAAGATATTGCTCGACAAATTACCTGCGCTATATAAACAATTTGCAGACGAAATATGCGAAGGAACTGTTGCGTGACAAAGAAAATTCGATACAGAAAATAGCCAAAACCGTAGGCTATCCGCATGCAAATTCGTTTTCCAGAGCGTTCAAAAGAATTACCGGAAAGACTCCTGCGGAATTTAGAAAGAGTTTGGAAAAATAA
- a CDS encoding MMPL family transporter, giving the protein MQKAGIDKTTIFIIIVVFAAFAIFFKIRQGIDVDSSVLSLLSADKSQKIIQDLTDNAADELSRKAFFLILDEDEENAIISAKKIMELSQESEIFSEISSGTSKEIEKEYFKWFFERRYSLLSDNMREIVEDVNSSKKFIEYYNEKIFAPLPDFYGENLNLDPIMLFMDKMLELNGNSQWISDGDFLIFPSDTTAILINVTLKESSFSPKVQNDLERLISLIESSVTSNLSVTGVARYAKKGFDEGKRDAGIIGAVSFTAVVILLFSVFRNILVIFAGLIPIFCGLIFAFSALVSLSPEINGIALSMGACFVGIVIDYSLHYLTQNQTDPKKRLKAIFGGITLSVISTIAGFCAFFITPVLGLRHIAIMSVFGLAGAYLSVVILFPDIKFANKKLPFELPEKSISQIPFSVSIIIAILISAISIPGILGVKYNDGVENFRNPAPELEAQEAILRKFTGNTEANKFLAVVGKNNDDMLNELSKISIRLNSLKNKRSIENYRSIGQYLNSAENADKNRKNLLKTLTQNDGEVLKYLKGIGFKDGVLQNLINELSAKTYKKSDFDEFFNSPVSKNFKSTFVCGDSLSAALVLLDDIRDESEIKSLENKTSVFYFNRIDEITSVLQNYRKTMLKTIFIAALVIFSFLLVYFWISNGFLSAVSVIIPPFLTLVSTQAILGYLGVEQNLMHCVGQLLVLGIGVDYSIFRAKSENRLNETELAVLLSCITSFMAFGLLFFAKTPALKSMGEIVAPGIVLSYLFSLLVKRKG; this is encoded by the coding sequence TTGCAAAAAGCGGGCATTGATAAAACAACAATTTTCATAATCATTGTTGTTTTTGCGGCTTTTGCCATATTTTTCAAAATTCGACAGGGAATAGATGTAGATTCTTCCGTTCTGTCGCTTTTGTCTGCCGACAAATCCCAAAAAATTATTCAGGATTTGACGGACAACGCCGCCGACGAATTGTCGCGCAAAGCGTTTTTTTTGATTTTGGACGAAGACGAAGAAAATGCGATAATTTCTGCAAAAAAAATTATGGAATTATCGCAAGAATCGGAAATCTTCAGTGAAATTTCTTCAGGAACTTCAAAAGAAATCGAAAAGGAATATTTTAAGTGGTTTTTTGAGCGAAGATATTCGCTTTTGTCCGATAATATGCGGGAAATCGTCGAAGACGTAAATTCTTCTAAAAAATTTATAGAGTATTATAACGAAAAAATTTTCGCACCTTTGCCGGATTTTTACGGCGAAAATCTGAATCTTGATCCGATTATGCTTTTTATGGATAAAATGCTGGAACTGAACGGAAATTCGCAGTGGATTAGCGACGGCGATTTTTTGATTTTTCCGTCCGATACGACCGCAATTTTAATTAACGTGACACTCAAAGAAAGCAGTTTCTCGCCGAAAGTTCAAAATGATTTGGAAAGATTAATTTCGCTGATAGAGTCTTCTGTAACTTCCAATCTTTCGGTAACCGGCGTAGCCCGATACGCAAAAAAAGGTTTTGACGAAGGTAAAAGAGACGCGGGAATTATCGGCGCCGTTTCGTTTACGGCGGTCGTAATTTTACTCTTTTCGGTTTTTCGCAATATCTTAGTTATTTTTGCAGGACTTATACCTATTTTTTGCGGACTGATTTTCGCATTTTCGGCGCTTGTTTCGCTTTCGCCCGAAATAAACGGGATCGCGCTGTCTATGGGCGCATGTTTTGTGGGAATCGTAATAGACTATTCGCTGCATTATTTGACGCAAAATCAAACAGATCCGAAAAAACGGCTGAAAGCGATTTTCGGCGGAATAACTTTAAGCGTAATTTCGACAATCGCAGGGTTTTGCGCGTTTTTCATAACACCGGTTTTGGGACTTCGCCATATCGCGATTATGAGTGTTTTCGGACTTGCTGGTGCGTATTTAAGCGTAGTAATTTTGTTTCCCGATATTAAATTTGCAAATAAAAAACTTCCGTTTGAATTGCCCGAAAAGTCGATTTCGCAAATTCCTTTTTCGGTTTCGATTATAATAGCGATTCTGATAAGCGCAATTTCTATCCCCGGAATTTTGGGAGTAAAATATAACGACGGCGTGGAAAATTTTAGAAATCCCGCACCCGAACTTGAAGCGCAGGAAGCGATTTTGCGAAAATTTACGGGAAATACCGAAGCGAATAAATTTTTGGCGGTCGTCGGCAAAAACAACGACGATATGTTAAACGAATTGTCAAAAATTTCGATTCGACTCAATTCTCTGAAAAATAAAAGGAGTATAGAAAATTACCGCTCAATAGGACAATACTTGAACAGCGCCGAAAACGCCGATAAAAATCGTAAAAATCTGCTGAAAACTTTAACGCAAAACGACGGCGAAGTACTTAAATATTTGAAAGGAATCGGCTTCAAAGACGGCGTTTTGCAAAATCTAATCAACGAATTGTCGGCAAAGACATATAAAAAATCGGATTTTGACGAGTTCTTTAATTCACCTGTCTCAAAAAACTTCAAATCGACTTTTGTTTGCGGCGATTCTCTGTCTGCGGCGCTTGTTTTGCTTGACGACATAAGGGACGAAAGCGAAATAAAGTCGCTTGAAAACAAAACGAGCGTTTTTTATTTTAACCGAATCGACGAAATAACTTCGGTTTTACAAAACTACCGTAAAACGATGCTTAAAACGATTTTTATCGCCGCTTTGGTAATTTTTTCGTTTCTACTCGTATATTTTTGGATTTCAAACGGATTTTTATCGGCGGTTTCGGTTATAATTCCGCCGTTCTTGACGCTCGTTTCAACGCAGGCGATTTTGGGATATTTGGGCGTAGAACAAAATTTAATGCACTGCGTCGGGCAGTTACTGGTTTTGGGAATAGGCGTCGATTATTCTATTTTCAGAGCGAAAAGCGAAAATCGTTTGAACGAAACCGAACTTGCGGTTTTGCTTTCGTGTATTACCTCGTTTATGGCGTTTGGGCTTTTGTTTTTTGCAAAAACGCCTGCGCTTAAATCAATGGGCGAAATCGTTGCGCCCGGGATCGTTTTATCGTATTTGTTTTCGCTTTTGGTAAAAAGAAAAGGCTGA
- a CDS encoding KTSC domain-containing protein, which yields MDAVSYDAKTRIVSVTFPSGATYEYNNISLEMLKQWAYAVSIL from the coding sequence ATAGATGCGGTTTCTTATGACGCAAAAACAAGAATTGTAAGCGTAACGTTTCCAAGCGGCGCAACTTATGAATATAACAACATAAGCCTTGAAATGTTAAAACAATGGGCTTATGCCGTTTCAATATTATAA
- a CDS encoding pyrophosphate--fructose-6-phosphate 1-phosphotransferase, whose product MSDVKRVALLTAGGLAPCLSSAVGGLIERYAEIAPQIDIIAYTGGYKGLLQGKYIRVTPEIRENARFLHEHGGSPIGNSRVKLTNVKDCVKRGLVKEGEDPLKVAAQQLTKDGVDVLHTIGGDDTNTTAADLAAYLAKNNYNLTVVGLPKTIDNDVYPIRQSLGAWTAAQFGAQFFRNVVAEHSANPRMLIIHEVMGRNCGWLTAETALEYRKLIASSNFIPQIGCSMDGIDVHAVFIPEMEINIEAEAARLNKIMDKIDCVNIFISEGAGVDSIVKQIEASGQEVQRDAFGHIKLDAINPGKWFGEQFSKMLDAEKVLVQKSGYYARAAAANARDLSLIKSCTDLAVDCALRREGGVIGHDEDKNNVLRAIEFDRIAGGKPFNIDTAWFERLLKDIGQTKGKNIAKSGH is encoded by the coding sequence GTGTCGGACGTAAAAAGAGTTGCGTTATTAACCGCGGGCGGATTGGCGCCTTGTTTGTCAAGCGCCGTAGGAGGTTTGATTGAAAGATACGCGGAAATCGCCCCACAAATTGATATTATCGCGTACACAGGCGGATACAAAGGACTTTTGCAGGGGAAATATATTCGCGTAACTCCCGAAATAAGAGAAAACGCTCGGTTTTTGCACGAACACGGCGGAAGTCCCATAGGAAACAGCCGCGTTAAACTTACAAACGTCAAAGACTGCGTAAAAAGAGGACTTGTTAAAGAAGGCGAAGACCCTTTGAAAGTCGCGGCTCAGCAGCTTACCAAAGACGGCGTTGACGTTTTGCATACCATCGGCGGCGACGACACGAACACGACCGCGGCGGATTTAGCCGCATATTTGGCGAAAAATAATTACAACCTTACGGTTGTAGGGCTTCCAAAAACAATAGACAACGATGTTTATCCCATTCGTCAGTCGCTTGGCGCTTGGACGGCGGCGCAATTCGGCGCACAATTTTTTAGAAATGTCGTAGCCGAACATTCCGCAAATCCGCGGATGCTTATAATTCACGAAGTTATGGGACGAAATTGCGGCTGGCTCACGGCTGAGACCGCATTGGAATATCGTAAACTTATCGCAAGCTCGAACTTTATTCCGCAAATCGGCTGTTCAATGGACGGGATTGACGTTCACGCTGTTTTTATTCCCGAAATGGAAATAAATATTGAAGCGGAAGCGGCGCGTTTGAATAAAATTATGGATAAAATCGACTGCGTGAATATTTTTATTTCCGAAGGCGCGGGCGTAGATTCGATTGTCAAACAAATAGAGGCGAGCGGACAGGAAGTCCAAAGAGACGCGTTCGGACACATAAAATTAGACGCGATAAATCCGGGTAAATGGTTTGGCGAACAGTTTTCAAAAATGCTCGACGCCGAAAAGGTTTTAGTGCAAAAGTCGGGATATTACGCGCGGGCGGCTGCGGCTAATGCACGCGATTTGTCTTTGATAAAAAGTTGCACGGATTTAGCCGTAGATTGCGCACTGCGCCGCGAAGGCGGAGTTATCGGACACGACGAAGATAAAAATAACGTTCTCCGCGCAATAGAGTTTGACAGAATCGCAGGCGGAAAGCCGTTTAATATCGACACCGCCTGGTTTGAGCGGCTGCTTAAAGATATAGGTCAAACGAAAGGTAAAAATATTGCAAAAAGCGGGCATTGA